The Cryptococcus tetragattii IND107 chromosome 4 map unlocalized Ctg04, whole genome shotgun sequence genome includes the window GCGTTCAtcatttcctcctcttccactaCAACCTTCGTTCTCTTAACAGCCTCCCCTCCTATGGCGTCCgcttcatcattctcagCATCCACGTccgcctttctcttctcaccGAGACTCTTTGCCCTAGGCGCGGGACCCCAGTTGGGCAAGGGATTGACTTGGTAGAACGTTTCTTTACCTTGTCGTTCTAGGGATGCGTCGGGATGGGGAGTGAAGTCGATCGTGTAAGTCATGGGCTTTGCCAAAATCTTCCTAGCAGGCGATCCTTCTGCAATCTTATCCATCCTCACAGGGTTctcctttgcttcttctcgcaTGATGTCGTAGATAAATGAACGAGGGGCATCGGTCTTGACGGCACCTGCGGAACAATGGGAACGGGAGATCTTGTAGCCTGCATTAAGCAAGGCGGAGCTGGATGAGAGGTCAGCAGCTGCAACGGGATGTTAATAGTATGACGCACAGAATCTTGTTCATAGGTAAGGAGGGGGCGTGTACAGATTTGGCGATTCTGTTCGCGGTGAAGAACCATGGATTGGGCAGTTCTTGAGAAGCTAACGTCAACATTCCCAACATCCTGTTGTACGTCTTGTACTCCTTCTCTGTgctctcaatctccttaATGACACGTTTGGCGAACTCGTTATCTTGCAAGGGACCAAGCCAAAGAGGTCCTCCAAGCTAAAAGAACAGTTTTAGTTTTCATTGCCATGGAGAGAAATCATACTTACGTGCATGGTCCCTCCACATTCTTCGCAAGCGGATCCGTTACTGGCCGTGGGCCCGGCAACAGTCTTGAATGCGGTCATCTCCTTGCCTTTGGCAGTTTCTTTAGAGATCACCTTGCCGAATGGTTGGTTGACAGCTGTTTGACAGTATTGACAAGTGAAGACCACACCTGTTTGACTGGACAGAACAATGGTTAAAAGGGGCACGACGAGAACAGCGGTATAAAACCTACCTAGCAAGATACTTGACCTGCTCTGGCCTGGTGTCGATCCTTACAAACAATCTCACATAGAAATCGATGGAAAATGATAAAAGAGGCGTGATGTATCTCCCGTATCGCGCCGCAACGCTCGCCAGAGAGTGCATCACAAGCCTTAACGCAGCTTCATGAGTGTACTCGGCGTGAACGTTGGTACCACCATAATTAGAATAACACTTTTCGGGGTACTGTTGGCCAGCGAGAACGGCGAGATCGGTGCATGTGATAGCGAGCAGGCCACCATCGGAAATACAGCCAATGGCGGCATCGAGGAATGGAGCAGCAGTACCATAGGGGTCGAGGTCGACAACGTCAACACGGGCAGAGGGTCCAACAGCAGAACGGTGGTTGTACATGAAGGCGCAAGCATCGCCCTCGTTGATCTTGACTCGTCCCCTACATCCTGGCCGTCGACCgacttcatccttcatttcGGACTGAACCTCTTGtttcttctcgacctgCTCGACCGCTCCGCCCTCCTTGATCTCCTcttttgtctcttctttggaAGTTTCACCCACTTCAGCCGGGACTTCgtgctcttccttcacagGCGCCTCGTAATCGATGCCTACACCGTTGAATTCCACGtttctcctcatcgctTCACAAGCAGAAGGTGAAAGGTCGTTGGCAAGGACATACTTAACGTTGGGGATTTCTTTCGCGTATCGGATAGACCTAAGACCAGTGGCAGCAAGAGCTTCAAGAATATTGATGGAAGGCGCCCGGAATTTGCTCTAAAACCACAGATCAGCCAGAGTTCTAAGCGCGTTTTGATGTAACTCACAATTCCGGCTCCGTTCGATGGCCCTGCGACGGGttcctcaccttccttcacctcAGCTAAAGCATCACCCTCAACTTCCATAATCCTGTCTTTCTCTGTTTTCTGTTCTTCAGTCTCGGTAGCCACGGCTTTCGCCTCTCCCTCTGTTGCctttttgctcttcttcttcttaggCCTGGGttttccgcctcttctctccaatctaattctccacttctcttctagttcttctttcctcatctcgtTCCATGCCCTTATGACGGCCACGCTCATGTCTCGATTGTAATGCTGCACCGGGTTGAGGAAAGCGCCTTcatttggaagaaagatggtCGTGGTTGATTCCGTGTGCAGCCTGTGGTTGGATGGATGGGGTTCCTTGAGAGGGACGGTGTATTGTGGCTGAGTGGCCATTTTACGTGAGGATATACgtgttgctgttgctaTAAGCCAACGTGAGCCAGACCAAGGGCGAGGCATACAAAGATGTTTTCCGTCCACCGAGTGCTCCGCCTGCTCGCTCGCATCAACCGTCTTACTGTTCGAAATTTCAGAAGAAATATTGTTTACGTAATGTCA containing:
- a CDS encoding N2,N2-dimethylguanosine tRNA methyltransferase — protein: MATQPQYTVPLKEPHPSNHRLHTESTTTIFLPNEGAFLNPVQHYNRDMSVAVIRAWNEMRKEELEEKWRIRLERRGGKPRPKKKKSKKATEGEAKAVATETEEQKTEKDRIMEVEGDALAEVKEGEEPVAGPSNGAGISKFRAPSINILEALAATGLRSIRYAKEIPNVKYVLANDLSPSACEAMRRNVEFNGVGIDYEAPVKEEHEVPAEVGETSKEETKEEIKEGGAVEQVEKKQEVQSEMKDEVGRRPGCRGRVKINEGDACAFMYNHRSAVGPSARVDVVDLDPYGTAAPFLDAAIGCISDGGLLAITCTDLAVLAGQQYPEKCYSNYGGTNVHAEYTHEAALRLVMHSLASVAARYGRYITPLLSFSIDFYVRLFVRIDTRPEQVKYLASQTGVVFTCQYCQTAVNQPFGKVISKETAKGKEMTAFKTVAGPTASNGSACEECGGTMHLGGPLWLGPLQDNEFAKRVIKEIESTEKEYKTYNRMLGMLTLASQELPNPWFFTANRIAKSVHAPSLPMNKILSALLNAGYKISRSHCSAGAVKTDAPRSFIYDIMREEAKENPVRMDKIAEGSPARKILAKPMTYTIDFTPHPDASLERQGKETFYQVNPLPNWGPAPRAKSLGEKRKADVDAENDEADAIGGEAVKRTKVVVEEEEMMNA